The following coding sequences lie in one Haemorhous mexicanus isolate bHaeMex1 chromosome W, bHaeMex1.pri, whole genome shotgun sequence genomic window:
- the LOC132341485 gene encoding mitochondrial nicotinamide adenine dinucleotide transporter SLC25A51-like — MDSQDCVPTSSKQDMSHHIKGNAGKHYLCGYCAAFTNIVVTFPIQKVLFRQQLYGLKTKDAVHQLQKDGIRNLYRGILPPLMQKTTTLALMFGLYEDFSSLLHSHTSAPELLTCSMAAVLAGTTEALLTPFERVQTLLQDYKHHDKFTNTYQAFKVLKVYGIREYYRGLVPILLRNGSSNILFFGLRGPIKHCLPEATSYSTHLVNDFICGGLLGALLGSLFFPMNVVKTRMQSQIGGEFQSFSKVFVTIWLERDKKLMHLFRGVHLNYHRSVLSWGIINATYEFLLKLL; from the coding sequence atggatTCACAAGATTGTGTCCCAACAAGTTCAAAGCAAGATATGAGCCATCACATAAAGGGTAATGCTGGTAAACATTATCTTTGTGGCTATTGTGCAGCCTTCACCAATATAGTAGTCACCTTTCCCATCCAGAAGGTCCTCTTTCGACAACAGTTGTATGGCTTGAAAACAAAGGATGCAGTACATCAGCTGCAGAAAGATGGAATTCGAAATCTCTATCGTGGAATCCTTCCTCCATTAATGCAAAAAACAACTACCCTGGCTCTAATGTTTGGCTTGTATGAAGATTTCTCCTCCTTGCTCCATAGTCACACAAGTGCACCTGAACTTCTAACTTGCAGCATGGCAGCAGTGCTTGCAGGGACCACAGAAGCCCTTCTTACACCTTTTGAACGAGTTCAGACTTTGCTTCAAGACTACAAACATCATGACAAATTTACAAACACTTACCAGGCTTTCAAGGTACTAAAAGTCTATGGGATTAGAGAATATTATCGGGGTTTGGTGCCTATTCTGCTCCGGAATGGAAGCAGTAATATTCTCTTCTTTGGCCTACGAGGACCTATCAAACACTGTCTGCCTGAAGCAACTTCTTATAGCACTCACTTGGTCAATGACTTTATCTGTGGAGGGCTGTTGGGTGCCTTACTGGGATCCTTATTTTTCCCAATGAATGTTGTAAAAACTCGCATGCAATCTCAAATTGGTGGCGAATTTCAGtctttttcaaaagtttttGTGACAATATGGCTAGAACGTGATAAAAAATTGATGCATCTTTTCAGAGGAGTCCATCTGAATTACCATCGTTCTGTCCTGTCCTGGGGCATAATCAATGCAACATATGAATTCTTGCTAAAGCTATTATGA